From one Paractinoplanes brasiliensis genomic stretch:
- the map gene encoding type I methionyl aminopeptidase: MIELKSAEEIGRMAVAGQFVGELLDELSRVAGVGVNLMDIERHARRRIKERGAESCYWDYAPSFGRGPFRNVLCLSVNDAVLHGLPHDYVLRDGDLLSIDMALGIGGWNADSAYSFVVGAPDPSDLRLIEATEVALEAGIAAAQPGGRIGDISAAIGEVAHSYGYGVNGEFGGHGIGRTMHEAPHVANSGRARRGMRLDPGLTIAIEPWLCKTTDKIRYDEDGWTIRSADGSRTAHSEHTIAVTPAGPQVLTRRPAAGAAKG, translated from the coding sequence GTGATCGAGCTCAAGTCCGCCGAGGAGATCGGCCGGATGGCGGTGGCCGGCCAGTTCGTCGGCGAACTGCTCGACGAGCTGAGCCGGGTGGCCGGGGTGGGCGTCAACCTGATGGACATCGAGCGCCACGCCCGCCGGCGCATCAAGGAACGCGGCGCCGAGTCCTGCTACTGGGACTACGCCCCCTCGTTCGGCCGCGGCCCGTTCCGCAACGTGCTGTGCCTGTCGGTCAACGACGCCGTGCTGCACGGCCTGCCCCACGACTACGTGCTGCGTGACGGCGACCTGCTCAGCATCGACATGGCGCTCGGCATCGGCGGCTGGAACGCCGACTCGGCGTACTCGTTCGTCGTCGGCGCCCCCGACCCGTCAGACCTGCGGCTCATCGAGGCGACCGAGGTGGCCCTGGAAGCGGGCATCGCCGCCGCCCAGCCCGGCGGCCGCATCGGCGACATCTCGGCCGCGATCGGCGAGGTCGCCCACTCGTACGGCTACGGCGTGAACGGCGAGTTCGGCGGCCACGGCATCGGCCGCACCATGCACGAGGCCCCGCACGTCGCCAACTCCGGCCGCGCCCGCCGCGGCATGCGCCTCGACCCGGGCCTGACCATCGCCATCGAACCCTGGCTGTGCAAAACCACCGACAAGATCCGCTACGACGAGGACGGCTGGACGATCCGCTCCGCCGACGGCTCCCGTACGGCCCACTCCGAGCACACGATCGCCGTCACCCCGGCCGGCCCGCAGGTGCTGACCCGCCGCCCGGCAGCAGGAGCAGCCAAGGGGTGA
- a CDS encoding amidohydrolase family protein, with protein sequence MKPMGRRGFLAAATALGAGAGLSTYAAVSAADGNTTPDKAPDKTPDIALRDRDLPFIGTEETFSTPTLLKLNSINEDHIAFLEEIGLADLGERRIRDMDAGGLNVQILSAHTPSVQNVPGQRGIDLAHRLNRQLVDGPIAKYPGRFKAFATLPLQSPEAAADELERSVKQDGFLGALTNGHIAKKYLDHPDFEPVLARAQALDVPIYLHPGYPADEVFKIYYSTTRSEYTQEYQDYIFSGSGYGWHQEVLTQCIRMITYGVFDRFPKLKIIIGHMGEGLPFYYKRILEDMGEPTEDSLKKPFGQYFQDNFWITTSAFPQTELLDLLLKFISVDRVMFATDYPFADIKVQTDWFRGVNLPREDKEKIAFRNAEKLFKMKVPVK encoded by the coding sequence ATGAAGCCCATGGGACGCCGCGGTTTTCTGGCCGCTGCCACGGCGCTTGGCGCCGGCGCCGGCCTGTCCACGTATGCCGCCGTTTCGGCAGCGGACGGGAACACGACCCCGGACAAGGCCCCGGACAAGACTCCGGACATTGCATTGCGAGACCGGGACCTGCCCTTCATCGGCACGGAGGAGACCTTTTCGACTCCCACGTTGTTGAAGCTGAACTCCATCAATGAGGATCACATAGCGTTCCTCGAGGAAATTGGTCTCGCAGATCTGGGCGAACGCCGCATCCGCGACATGGACGCCGGGGGACTCAACGTTCAAATCCTCTCCGCCCACACGCCGTCCGTCCAAAATGTCCCCGGGCAAAGGGGCATCGACCTTGCCCATCGTCTCAACCGGCAACTTGTGGACGGGCCGATCGCCAAGTATCCGGGCCGCTTCAAGGCTTTCGCCACCTTGCCCTTGCAGAGCCCGGAGGCGGCGGCGGACGAACTGGAACGCTCGGTCAAGCAAGACGGCTTCCTGGGCGCGCTGACCAACGGGCACATCGCGAAGAAGTACCTCGATCATCCCGATTTCGAGCCTGTGCTGGCACGTGCCCAGGCTCTCGACGTGCCGATCTACCTGCATCCCGGCTATCCGGCTGACGAGGTCTTCAAGATCTACTACAGCACCACCCGGTCTGAATACACGCAGGAGTATCAGGACTACATTTTCAGTGGGTCCGGATATGGCTGGCACCAGGAGGTGCTGACCCAATGCATCCGGATGATCACGTACGGGGTCTTCGACAGATTCCCCAAACTGAAAATCATCATCGGCCACATGGGCGAGGGCCTTCCCTTTTACTACAAGCGGATCCTCGAAGACATGGGCGAGCCGACCGAGGACTCACTCAAGAAGCCCTTCGGGCAGTACTTCCAGGACAACTTCTGGATCACAACCAGCGCATTCCCCCAGACCGAACTGCTCGATCTCCTGCTGAAGTTCATAAGCGTGGATCGAGTGATGTTCGCAACCGACTACCCGTTCGCGGACATCAAGGTGCAGACCGACTGGTTCCGTGGAGTCAATTTGCCACGCGAGGACAAGGAGAAGATCGCGTTCCGGAACGCGGAGAAACTGTTCAAAATGAAAGTGCCCGTGAAGTGA
- a CDS encoding ABC transporter substrate-binding protein has protein sequence MAPPNISRRGLLQLGGSVALLMTTGACAAGSKDNPDAGASAGPAAGTLRIAVSSYLSSWDQDFVGFDLTALMLFKNVYPYMIDYGVTSAGDSQILDTANITPTFAESFEPDATQKVWTLKLRKGVKFASGNEMKAADVKWSKDRAFAAQANVAGVYRTIGLTKPEQVVVVDDYTVEFRQEFPSALTRQIQAISLYVFDSAEAKKHATEADPWAKEWFAKNAPTGGYFNVTKANQGQEIELSANTGYPGPDGAKTSTIRLSVVPAAANQRLQLQAGDIDIALGITGQDLQDLKKAEGVKVLSAASNNQVAIQMSVTTAPFDDVNVRKALAYAVPYEQIVKNVYGGDARPTKSLVPLDMPGYSESGYPYTYDLDKAKQALAASGKTAVSSELVFEADNAEQQKIAVQVQAEAAKAGITLKLTPLDPATLGERRTRKSIPLQITTGQLWVNDVEYMLATSFVKGAALNYSNYTNPEIEQIYTKAHTTVDETARRQLWTQVQSILAADVPWVVICQPNFNLPVREKVAGWVQPMDGLARLRYLSASA, from the coding sequence ATGGCTCCGCCAAACATCTCCCGTCGCGGCCTGCTCCAGCTCGGTGGCAGCGTGGCGCTTCTGATGACGACCGGCGCGTGCGCCGCCGGCAGCAAGGACAACCCGGACGCGGGCGCCTCGGCCGGTCCCGCCGCCGGCACGCTGCGCATCGCCGTCTCGAGCTACCTGTCCAGCTGGGACCAGGACTTCGTCGGCTTCGACCTCACCGCGCTGATGCTGTTCAAGAACGTGTACCCGTACATGATCGATTACGGGGTCACCTCGGCAGGGGACAGCCAGATCCTCGACACCGCGAACATCACCCCCACCTTCGCCGAGTCGTTCGAGCCGGACGCCACCCAGAAGGTGTGGACGCTCAAGCTGCGCAAGGGCGTCAAGTTCGCCAGTGGCAACGAGATGAAGGCGGCCGACGTCAAGTGGTCCAAGGACCGCGCGTTCGCCGCCCAGGCCAATGTGGCCGGCGTCTACCGCACGATCGGCCTCACCAAACCCGAGCAGGTCGTGGTCGTCGACGACTACACCGTCGAGTTCCGCCAGGAGTTCCCGAGCGCCCTGACCCGCCAGATCCAGGCCATCTCGCTGTACGTCTTCGACTCGGCCGAGGCCAAGAAACACGCCACCGAGGCCGACCCGTGGGCCAAGGAGTGGTTCGCCAAGAACGCCCCGACCGGCGGCTACTTCAACGTCACCAAGGCCAACCAGGGCCAGGAGATCGAGCTCAGCGCCAACACCGGCTACCCCGGCCCCGACGGCGCCAAGACCTCGACGATCCGGCTGTCGGTCGTGCCCGCCGCGGCCAACCAGCGGCTGCAGCTGCAGGCCGGCGACATCGACATCGCGCTCGGCATCACCGGCCAGGACCTGCAGGACCTCAAGAAGGCCGAGGGCGTCAAGGTGCTCTCGGCGGCCAGCAACAACCAGGTCGCCATCCAGATGTCGGTCACCACGGCGCCGTTCGACGACGTCAACGTGCGCAAGGCCCTCGCGTACGCCGTCCCGTACGAGCAGATCGTCAAGAACGTGTACGGCGGCGACGCGCGGCCCACCAAGAGCCTCGTGCCGCTGGACATGCCGGGTTACTCCGAGAGCGGATACCCGTACACCTATGACCTCGACAAGGCCAAGCAGGCCCTGGCGGCGTCGGGCAAGACGGCGGTCAGCTCGGAGCTGGTGTTCGAGGCCGACAACGCCGAGCAGCAGAAGATCGCGGTGCAGGTGCAGGCCGAGGCGGCCAAGGCCGGGATCACGCTCAAGCTGACCCCGCTCGACCCGGCCACGCTCGGCGAGCGGCGCACCCGCAAGAGCATTCCGCTGCAGATCACCACGGGTCAGCTCTGGGTCAACGACGTCGAGTACATGCTGGCCACGAGCTTCGTCAAGGGCGCCGCGCTCAACTACTCGAACTACACCAACCCGGAGATCGAGCAGATCTACACCAAGGCGCACACCACCGTCGACGAGACGGCACGCCGGCAGCTCTGGACGCAGGTGCAGTCGATCCTCGCCGCCGACGTGCCGTGGGTCGTCATCTGCCAGCCCAACTTCAACCTGCCCGTACGGGAGAAGGTGGCGGGCTGGGTGCAACCGATGGACGGCCTGGCGCGTCTCCGCTACCTGAGCGCATCGGCCTGA
- a CDS encoding ABC transporter permease, with amino-acid sequence MAAIEMTPVVSGDKDGRFARSLVWAGGAILAVAALAALLAPVLTSWGPTEIDPDGTLAAPGGGHLLGADGNGMDVWSRVLHAARLDLGIAVLAVALAVVVGTLLGLLAGYLGGWVDDVLMRIVDIFQAFPTFILALAVSALLGGGFVNLVVTIAAVNAPAYARLVRAEVRSLREMQYIDAAKTSGASTLGIMWRHLLPNSLTPVRVIAPLNCGWAMLTLAGLSFLGLGVTVPTAEWGSMISLGTSDVVAGRWWTSVPPGLALLVCVLGFSLLGEGLQERADAKRR; translated from the coding sequence ATGGCCGCGATCGAGATGACACCGGTCGTCTCCGGTGACAAGGACGGCCGGTTCGCCCGCAGCCTCGTCTGGGCCGGCGGCGCGATCCTGGCGGTCGCCGCCCTGGCCGCGCTGCTGGCTCCGGTGCTGACGTCGTGGGGCCCGACCGAGATCGACCCGGACGGGACCCTCGCCGCGCCCGGCGGGGGACATCTGCTCGGCGCCGACGGCAACGGCATGGACGTGTGGAGCCGGGTGCTGCACGCGGCCCGCCTCGACCTGGGCATCGCCGTGCTCGCGGTGGCCCTCGCCGTGGTCGTCGGCACCCTGCTCGGCCTGCTCGCCGGCTACCTGGGCGGCTGGGTCGACGACGTGCTCATGCGCATCGTCGACATCTTCCAGGCGTTCCCCACGTTCATCCTGGCCCTCGCGGTCAGCGCGCTGCTCGGCGGCGGGTTCGTCAACCTGGTCGTCACGATCGCCGCGGTCAACGCCCCCGCGTACGCCCGGCTGGTGCGGGCCGAGGTGCGCTCCCTGCGGGAGATGCAGTACATCGACGCGGCCAAGACGTCCGGCGCGTCCACGCTCGGCATCATGTGGCGCCATCTGCTGCCCAACAGCCTGACGCCCGTACGGGTGATCGCGCCTCTCAACTGCGGCTGGGCCATGCTCACCCTGGCCGGCCTGTCCTTCCTCGGCCTGGGCGTCACGGTGCCCACCGCCGAGTGGGGCTCCATGATCAGCCTCGGCACGTCGGACGTCGTGGCCGGCCGCTGGTGGACCTCGGTGCCGCCCGGCCTGGCCCTGCTCGTCTGCGTCCTCGGCTTCAGCCTGCTCGGCGAAGGCCTGCAGGAACGTGCCGACGCGAAGAGGCGGTGA
- a CDS encoding chemotaxis protein CheA: MNPLLAQFLAEAADLLTQVDEGLLQLERDPGDPELVNEVFRAAHTFKGSSGLFDFPELTRLTHAAEDLLDAVRSGRLALDSGMADDLLAAFDLIRGWLAHVTVHEQLPATAGPAAQSLITKLRGPLGGESAPAASDSAPAPSAVAVAVRGPDWLDVFDAEWLEKTASWLSTTSATMRFVRYTPDEGCFFRAEDPLHLMSQVPAPAVLALIQPFEWPPAETYDEYQCLIGFALATRAAVGELNHLFRYVPDQVEIVELDGDAIRRHLSGEEPPEPPPAVVAEAVVQSQAENVELARDAYAILAAAQRSLTVDSPSGARLSAVARSVAAAASALGVPVEAEEPDIESLTARVATLLAETPAPAEEPPPVVAPPPAERAPSDRARTDDPGGQVGTRILKVDQEKVDHLMELVGELNVAKNGLTFLADAAEEEFGSRVLGRRIKDQYSGLHRIAEELQAAVMDVRMLPLSVAFSRFPRLIRDLSRRLGKTVELVTEGEDTMADKDVIEALGDPLVHLVRNSLDHGIETPAEREAAGKAPAAKITLTAVADGDAVIVEIADDGRGIDADRVKRKAYEKGLISEDELESLTESDAVDLIFRPGFSTADQVSDLSGRGVGMDAVRASVEKLGGTVSMRSQFGRGTSTRLRLPLSMAVTQVMVVSVAGQRFGIPVDLVVETVRVPGAELGRVLHSDVVVLRGEVVPVIDLARALDMPWTPDPAADRAILIVSLHGQRVGLLVEQFHREVDVILKPMEGLLAYAGEFSGTALLGDGLVLLVLNMKEVLSLAARAQ, encoded by the coding sequence ATGAACCCGTTGCTCGCCCAGTTCCTCGCCGAGGCGGCGGACCTGCTGACCCAGGTCGACGAGGGGCTCCTGCAGCTGGAACGGGACCCGGGCGACCCCGAGCTGGTCAACGAGGTGTTCCGCGCCGCGCACACGTTCAAGGGATCGTCCGGCCTGTTCGACTTCCCCGAACTGACCCGGCTCACCCACGCCGCCGAGGACCTGCTCGACGCCGTGCGCTCGGGCCGGCTCGCTCTCGACTCGGGTATGGCTGACGACCTGCTGGCGGCGTTCGACCTGATCCGCGGGTGGCTGGCCCACGTCACCGTGCACGAGCAACTGCCCGCGACCGCCGGCCCGGCCGCGCAGAGCCTGATCACCAAGCTGCGCGGCCCGCTCGGTGGCGAGAGCGCCCCGGCCGCCTCGGACAGCGCGCCCGCCCCTTCGGCTGTGGCTGTGGCCGTGCGCGGCCCCGACTGGCTCGACGTGTTCGACGCGGAGTGGCTGGAGAAAACCGCCTCCTGGCTGTCGACCACGTCGGCGACGATGCGGTTCGTGCGTTACACCCCCGACGAGGGCTGCTTCTTCCGCGCCGAGGACCCGCTGCACCTGATGAGCCAGGTGCCCGCGCCGGCCGTCCTGGCCCTGATCCAGCCCTTCGAGTGGCCACCGGCCGAGACGTACGACGAGTACCAGTGCCTGATCGGCTTCGCCCTGGCCACCCGGGCCGCGGTGGGGGAGCTGAACCACCTCTTCCGCTACGTCCCCGATCAGGTCGAGATCGTCGAGCTGGACGGGGATGCGATCCGCCGCCACCTCAGCGGCGAGGAGCCGCCCGAGCCGCCCCCGGCCGTCGTGGCCGAGGCCGTGGTGCAGTCGCAGGCCGAGAACGTCGAGCTCGCCCGGGACGCGTACGCGATCCTGGCCGCGGCCCAGCGGTCGCTGACCGTCGACTCGCCGTCCGGCGCCCGGCTGTCCGCCGTGGCCCGCTCGGTGGCCGCCGCCGCGTCCGCGCTCGGTGTGCCGGTCGAGGCGGAGGAACCGGACATCGAGTCGCTCACCGCCCGGGTGGCGACCCTGCTGGCCGAGACGCCGGCCCCGGCCGAGGAGCCGCCGCCGGTGGTGGCGCCGCCGCCCGCCGAGCGGGCGCCGTCCGACCGCGCCCGCACCGACGACCCGGGTGGGCAGGTCGGCACCCGCATCCTCAAGGTCGACCAGGAGAAGGTCGACCACCTGATGGAACTGGTCGGCGAGCTCAACGTGGCCAAGAACGGCCTGACCTTCCTGGCCGACGCGGCCGAGGAGGAGTTCGGCAGCCGGGTGCTGGGCCGCCGGATCAAGGACCAGTACTCCGGTCTGCACCGCATCGCCGAGGAACTGCAGGCGGCGGTGATGGACGTGCGGATGTTGCCGCTGTCGGTGGCGTTCTCGCGGTTCCCACGGCTGATCCGTGACCTGTCGCGCCGGCTCGGCAAGACCGTCGAGCTGGTGACCGAGGGCGAGGACACCATGGCCGACAAGGACGTCATCGAGGCGCTGGGCGACCCGCTGGTGCATCTGGTCCGCAACAGCCTCGACCACGGCATCGAGACACCGGCGGAGCGGGAGGCCGCGGGCAAGGCGCCGGCCGCCAAGATCACGCTTACGGCGGTGGCCGACGGGGACGCCGTGATCGTCGAGATCGCCGACGACGGGCGGGGCATCGACGCCGACCGGGTCAAGCGCAAGGCGTACGAGAAAGGTCTGATCTCGGAGGACGAGCTGGAGTCGCTGACCGAGTCGGACGCGGTCGACCTGATCTTCCGGCCCGGCTTCTCGACTGCCGACCAGGTGTCCGACCTGTCCGGGCGGGGGGTCGGCATGGACGCCGTACGGGCCAGTGTCGAGAAACTCGGCGGCACCGTGAGCATGCGTTCCCAGTTCGGCCGCGGCACCTCGACGCGGCTGCGGCTGCCCCTCTCGATGGCAGTCACCCAGGTGATGGTGGTCAGCGTGGCCGGGCAGCGCTTCGGCATCCCGGTCGACCTGGTCGTCGAGACCGTCCGGGTGCCGGGCGCCGAGCTGGGCCGGGTGCTGCACTCCGACGTCGTCGTGCTGCGCGGTGAGGTGGTCCCGGTGATCGACCTGGCCCGGGCGCTGGACATGCCGTGGACGCCCGACCCCGCCGCCGACCGCGCGATCCTCATCGTCAGCCTGCACGGCCAGCGGGTGGGTCTGCTCGTCGAGCAGTTCCACCGCGAGGTCGACGTGATCCTGAAACCGATGGAGGGCCTGCTGGCGTACGCCGGCGAGTTCTCCGGCACCGCGCTGCTGGGTGACGGCCTGGTGCTGCTCGTGCTCAACATGAAGGAGGTGCTCAGCCTTGCCGCTCGAGCTCAATGA
- a CDS encoding response regulator → MTTVMLVDDSATMLMSLKSILTKAGYTVETAGHGKEAMDKLAKGVKPNLIISDVNMPQMDGITFVREARKSPGMRFTPMLMLTTESEQTKRNEAKSAGATGWLVKPVGPDQLLGVIKQVVPGA, encoded by the coding sequence ATGACCACTGTGATGCTCGTCGACGACTCCGCCACCATGCTCATGAGCCTCAAGTCGATCCTGACCAAGGCCGGCTACACGGTCGAGACCGCGGGGCACGGCAAGGAGGCAATGGACAAGCTCGCGAAGGGCGTCAAGCCCAACCTGATCATCAGCGACGTCAACATGCCGCAGATGGACGGGATCACGTTCGTCCGCGAAGCCCGCAAGTCCCCGGGTATGCGGTTCACCCCCATGCTCATGCTGACCACCGAGAGCGAGCAGACCAAGCGCAACGAGGCCAAGTCGGCCGGCGCGACCGGCTGGCTCGTCAAGCCGGTCGGGCCCGACCAGCTCCTCGGCGTGATCAAGCAGGTCGTTCCCGGCGCCTGA
- a CDS encoding methyl-accepting chemotaxis protein, whose translation MSRLLRRSGTAADSEQTSVRGEVVGDVLKDVPAVCEVAAAHIGDVIEQTGEAAESIVGQLVKVDELADGLAGDVARLAGTLGRTESELSQATSSNEQRVERLVRYFLYRDEQIHELVDEMRGLKRHVSQIEEVSKATNILALNAMIEAMRAGDAGEGFAVVADEVRKLADRSAKAAQGIGSSIADLTTRLDRVLSDDSSFDDDTASAAPGAADTVSAAPGAADTAMTRRLSGIANAQREMSQMVGGVLQDAMGALHQVEQSSAALTAETTGAVGHVQFQDITRQMLEHVVEAICQVQQGAEDAMDYAAGNAPEETVRARAVSVDALRARHVMSRQRATHGQHTNAKAATGDDGPVIELF comes from the coding sequence ATGTCCCGCCTTCTCCGCCGCTCCGGCACTGCCGCCGACTCCGAGCAGACCTCCGTACGGGGTGAGGTCGTCGGCGACGTGCTCAAGGACGTGCCCGCGGTGTGCGAGGTCGCGGCCGCGCACATCGGGGACGTCATCGAGCAGACCGGCGAGGCCGCCGAGTCGATCGTCGGGCAGCTGGTCAAGGTCGACGAGCTGGCCGACGGGCTGGCCGGCGACGTCGCCCGGCTGGCCGGCACGCTCGGGCGCACGGAATCGGAACTGAGCCAGGCCACGTCGTCCAACGAGCAGCGCGTCGAACGGCTCGTGCGGTACTTCCTGTACCGCGACGAGCAGATCCACGAGCTGGTCGACGAGATGCGCGGCCTCAAACGCCACGTCAGCCAGATCGAGGAGGTCAGCAAGGCCACCAACATCCTGGCGCTGAACGCGATGATCGAGGCGATGCGGGCGGGCGACGCCGGCGAGGGTTTCGCGGTCGTCGCCGACGAGGTCCGCAAACTGGCCGACCGCTCGGCCAAGGCCGCCCAGGGCATCGGCAGCAGCATCGCCGACCTGACCACCCGGCTCGACCGGGTGCTCTCGGACGACTCCTCGTTCGACGACGACACAGCGAGCGCCGCGCCGGGCGCCGCCGACACAGTGAGCGCCGCGCCGGGCGCCGCCGACACCGCGATGACCCGCCGGCTCAGCGGCATCGCCAACGCCCAGCGCGAGATGTCACAGATGGTGGGCGGTGTCCTGCAGGACGCAATGGGTGCGCTGCACCAGGTCGAGCAGAGCTCCGCCGCGCTCACCGCCGAGACGACCGGCGCGGTCGGGCACGTGCAGTTCCAGGACATCACCCGGCAGATGCTGGAGCACGTCGTCGAAGCAATCTGCCAGGTGCAACAGGGCGCCGAGGACGCGATGGACTACGCCGCCGGCAACGCGCCCGAGGAAACGGTCCGCGCCCGCGCGGTCTCCGTCGACGCGCTGCGCGCCCGCCACGTGATGTCCCGCCAGCGCGCCACCCACGGCCAGCACACCAACGCCAAGGCCGCAACCGGCGACGACGGCCCCGTCATCGAGCTGTTCTAA
- a CDS encoding response regulator, producing the protein MTQNRPKVLVVDDAATVRLYHTKLLGDAGFEVAEAANGLEAVEAAMSTAFDLFVVDVNMPKMNGYTCVETLRSETVGTPAPILMISTEDRAGDADRAYAAGANLYLVKPVDAERLARVARMLTSGVAA; encoded by the coding sequence ATGACCCAGAACCGTCCCAAGGTGCTGGTGGTCGACGACGCCGCGACCGTGCGGCTCTATCACACGAAACTGCTCGGCGACGCCGGCTTCGAGGTGGCCGAGGCGGCCAACGGCCTGGAAGCCGTCGAGGCCGCGATGTCCACCGCGTTCGACCTGTTCGTGGTCGACGTCAACATGCCGAAGATGAACGGCTACACCTGTGTCGAGACGCTGCGTTCGGAGACGGTCGGAACTCCAGCGCCGATCCTGATGATCAGTACCGAGGACCGGGCGGGCGACGCCGACCGCGCGTACGCCGCCGGGGCCAACCTCTACCTGGTCAAACCGGTCGACGCCGAGCGGCTGGCCCGGGTCGCGCGCATGCTCACCTCGGGTGTCGCCGCATGA
- a CDS encoding ABC transporter permease, producing MRILRFVGRRLLQLIPVLLGVVVLTFLLVRVLPGDPIRSILGPNATEADADAARARFGLDQPLWKQFLDYLGGLVSGDFGTSIQSGAPVTGEMALRLGPTLELVFLAVTIAVLLAVRLGIWSARRADRFGDHSVRIFALLGNSVPEFWLGLVLILAGYAALGWFPAPSGRVDPDTDLTPLTGADLIDALITGNGPAVSSAAAHLVLPVLTLVIGVLAPLLRSVRASALEVLRSEAYAAAAAHGLPERTLLRGYLRRATLVRLPSLAALVFGTALGSTVLVEYVFSWQGFGQWALRGLLYRDYPVVQASVLIIAFAYVLVFLIADVVHAWLDPRVKI from the coding sequence GTGCGTATTCTGCGTTTCGTCGGTCGCCGGCTGCTCCAGCTGATCCCGGTCCTGCTCGGGGTGGTCGTGCTGACCTTCCTGCTGGTACGGGTGCTGCCCGGCGACCCGATCCGCAGCATCCTCGGGCCCAACGCGACCGAGGCCGACGCGGACGCCGCACGTGCCCGCTTCGGCCTCGACCAGCCGCTCTGGAAGCAGTTCCTGGACTACCTCGGGGGCCTGGTCAGCGGCGATTTCGGCACCTCGATCCAGAGCGGCGCCCCGGTCACCGGCGAGATGGCGCTGCGTCTGGGGCCCACGCTCGAGCTGGTGTTCCTCGCGGTCACGATCGCCGTGCTGCTGGCCGTCCGGCTCGGGATCTGGTCGGCGCGCCGGGCCGACCGGTTCGGCGATCATTCCGTACGGATCTTCGCCCTGCTCGGCAACTCCGTGCCCGAGTTCTGGCTGGGCCTGGTGCTGATCCTGGCCGGTTACGCGGCGCTGGGCTGGTTCCCGGCGCCCAGCGGCCGCGTCGACCCGGACACCGACCTCACCCCGCTGACCGGGGCCGACCTGATCGACGCGCTGATCACCGGGAACGGGCCGGCCGTCTCGTCGGCCGCCGCGCACCTCGTGCTGCCGGTGCTCACCCTGGTCATCGGCGTCCTGGCGCCGCTGCTGCGAAGCGTGCGGGCCTCGGCCCTCGAGGTGCTGCGCAGCGAGGCGTACGCCGCCGCGGCCGCCCACGGACTGCCGGAGCGCACCCTGCTGCGCGGTTATCTGCGGCGGGCCACCCTGGTGCGGCTGCCGTCGCTGGCCGCGCTGGTCTTCGGCACCGCGCTCGGTTCGACGGTGCTGGTCGAGTACGTCTTCTCGTGGCAGGGCTTCGGCCAGTGGGCGCTGCGCGGGCTGCTCTACCGCGACTACCCGGTCGTGCAGGCGTCCGTGCTGATCATCGCCTTCGCCTATGTCCTGGTCTTCCTCATCGCCGACGTCGTGCACGCCTGGCTCGACCCGAGAGTGAAAATCTGA
- a CDS encoding helix-turn-helix domain-containing protein — MVRQPLTPEQIAAGRRLGLALRAARAGRSIVEVAVAAGISPETLRKIEAGRLPAPAFGTVVCLSQALEVPLKDLADAWLADMPVKQAS, encoded by the coding sequence ATGGTTCGCCAACCACTGACCCCCGAGCAGATCGCCGCGGGCCGGCGCCTCGGGCTCGCCCTGCGGGCCGCGCGGGCCGGGCGAAGCATCGTCGAGGTGGCAGTGGCGGCCGGCATCTCCCCCGAGACCCTGCGCAAGATCGAGGCGGGCCGCCTGCCCGCGCCGGCGTTCGGCACCGTGGTGTGCCTGAGCCAGGCCCTCGAGGTGCCGCTGAAGGATCTGGCCGACGCGTGGCTGGCCGACATGCCGGTCAAGCAGGCCTCCTGA